In Deinococcus irradiatisoli, the genomic stretch CCCGGCGGCAAGGCCCATCTCGGCGAGAGCCTGGCGGCAGCGGCGGTGCGGCAGGTGCGCCACGAAACCGGGCTGAGCGTCACCGACCTGCAATTCGTCAGCCTGCTCGAAGGCGAGATGCTCACCGGCACCCGCAACGAGTGTTACGCCACCTTCGGGCGCTTCACCGCCCACTTCACCGGCGACCTCGCTCCCACCGACCCGGAAGTGGTGGGCACGCGCTGGGTGCCGTTCGACGAGGTGCTGAGCTTGGTGAAGTTCGGCCCCCCGCCGGAAGTCGAGGAGCGCAATCCGCTGATCTGGATTCCCACCCGCGATTTTCTGAACGGGCAGGCCCGCACCTACTACCCGATCTGACCAGCCCAGGAAATTGACGCTGCCAGCGGCGCCGCCTTACAGTCCAGCCATGCACACACAAACAGGCGGCGCTGGGAGCGTGTTGTCCAAATTTCGCCTCGACGGAAAAACGGCGGTCGTGACCGGCGCGACGCGCGGCCTGGGCCGGGCCTTCGCCCGCGCCCTGGCTGAGGCGGGGGCCAATATCGTGCTGGTGGGCCGCGATGCGTCGGCCGCCGCCGAGGTCGAGGCCGAACTGGCGGAACTGGGTACCCGCACGTTGACGGTGCTGGCCGACGTGACCCGCCGCGCCGAAGCCGAGCGGATGCTCAGCGCCTCTCTGGACGTGTTCGGGCAGGTGGACATCCTGATCAACAACGCCGGCACCTGCGTGCACCGTCCGGCCCTGGAGGTCAGCGACGAGGAGTGGCGACAGGTGATGAACGTCAACCTCGACGGCCTGTGGATCGCCTCGCAGGTGTTCGGGCGCCACATGGTCGAGCGCGGCGGCGGCAACATCGTCAACATCGGCTCGATCTCGGCCCTGATCGTCAACCGGCCGCAGTGGCAGCCCGGTTACAACGCCTCCAAAGCCGCCGTGCACCAGCTCACCAAAAGTCTGGCGGCCGAGTGGGCGCCCCATGGCGTGCGCGTCAACGCCCTGGCCCCCGGCTACATCAAAACTGAGATGGCCCCGGTGGATCAGCCGCAGTTTCAGCGCCACTGGATCGAGGACGCTCCGCAGCAGCGCTACGCCACGCCCGACGAGCTCGGCCCGGCCATCGTGTTTCTCGCCAGCGACGCCTCGGCCTTCATGACCGGCTCGGTGCTGGTCATCGACGGCGGCTACACGGTGTTCTAGGGCGCGCCCGGCTGGGCAAGCCTGCACGTCCGGCTTTCCCGGCACCCTAGAATGCCGCTTATGTTCTCCGCTTCCCAGCTCGCCGCCGCCGTTCAGGGCGGCCAGGACCCCCAGCAGGCCGCCGCCGCCGCCCGGCAGCGCGCCGAGGCCGATTCGCACAACGCCCTGATCAGCGTGCTGAGCGCCGAGATGGTGGACGCTCAGGCGCAGGAGGTGGCCCGCCGCCTCGGTGCCAGAGAACACCTGCCGCTCGCCGGCGTGCCCACCGTGATCAAGGACAACCTCAACCTGACGGGCACCGCCACCACCTGCGGCAGCCGGATGCTGGCGAACTATGTCAGTCCCTATACCGCCACCGCCGTGGCCCGCCTGCAGCGCGCCGGGGCCATTGTCGTGGGCAAGGCCAACATGGACGAGTTCGCCATGGGCTCGAGCACCGAGACCAGCGCTTCCGGCCCCACCACCAATCCCTGGGACCCGTCGCGCGTGCCGGGCGGCACCTCCGGCGGCAGCGCGGCGGCGGTGGCGGGGGGGCTGGTACCGCTCTCGCTCGGCTCGGATACCGGCGGCTCGGTGCGCCAGCCGGCCGGCTTCACCGGGGTGTACGGCTTCAAGCCCACCTACGGGCGGGTCAGCCGCTACGGTCTGGTGGCGCACGCCAGCAGCCTCGACCAGATCGGGCCGCTGGCGACCAGCACCCGCGATCTGGCGCTGATTCTCGACGCCATCAGCGGCCACGACCCGCTCGACGCCACCAGCCTGGAAGCCGCGCCGGCCTTCGTTGCGGCGCTGGGACAGGAAATCCGCGGGCTGCGGGTGGGCGTCATCCGCGAAGCGCTCGCGGGCAACACGCCGGGGGTGGAGGCGGCGCTGGAGCGCACCCTGGACGCCTTACGGCAGCTCGGCGCCAGCGTCGGCGAGATCAGCCTTCCCACCTTGCAGCACGCCGTCGCCGCGTACTATCTGATCTCCACCCCCGAAGCCAGCAGCAACCTGGCGCGCTACGACGGCATGGTCTACGGCACCCGGGCCGAGGCCAGCGACGTGAACGCCTCGATGGGCCGCGCCCGCGCCGAGGGCTTCGGCCCGGAGGTCAAGCGCCGCATCCTGATCGGCACCTACGCCCTGTCGAGCGGCTACTACGACGCCTACTACAGCAAGGCCATGAAAGTCCGGCGCCTCATCGCCGACGATTTCAACCGGGCCTTCGGGCAGTTCGACATCCTGGTGACGCCCACCAGCCCCTTTCCGGCCTTCCGGCGCGGCGAGAAGGTCAGCGATCCGGTGGCGATGTACGCCGCCGACGTGGACACGGTGGGCGTCAGTCTGGCGGGGCTGCCGGCGCTGAGCGTGCCGGCCGGTTTCGAGACGGTGGACGGCCGGGCGCTGCCGGTGGGCGTGCAACTGATCGCCCCGGCGCTGAACGACGAGCGCCTGATCACGGTGGCCGACGCGCTGGAGCGCAGCGGGGCGGTGAAGGTCGAGCTTGCGCCGAGCTGAACCTTCGGGCGAGTGGCCTAGCGCGGCTGACCTGGCCCGCTTCAGCCTGGCCGCGCAGCATCCGCTGACCCGGCGGTGGATCGACGATGCGTTGCGCCTCCAGCTGCTGGCGCAGGAGCGCGCCTTTGACCTCAAGCTCGCCACCGATCTGGAACTTGCCGCCCAGCGGGCCGGGTTTCTCAAGGTGGGCCAGCCGCCGGAGGCCTTTCTCAACCGCTGGGTCCGCGTCTCGGCGCAGGTGCAGGCCATGCTCAGCATCCGCTTCGAGGGGCTGAACCGGGACCGGCCGTTCGTGGACGCCAGCGTGCTCAGCCGCCCGCTGACCGCGCTGGACTTTCCGGCGTTGCTACAGGCCGCCTACGAGGTCTACGGCGCCTTCCAGCCGCTGTATCTGAGGTTGTGGAGTGCCGCGTCCGCCGGCGCTTTTCCCCAGGCGCGGCCCGAC encodes the following:
- a CDS encoding NUDIX hydrolase, whose protein sequence is MNPMSRTLPIKRAAHVYLVNDRHLLLVAERMDDGSIFYGLPGGKAHLGESLAAAAVRQVRHETGLSVTDLQFVSLLEGEMLTGTRNECYATFGRFTAHFTGDLAPTDPEVVGTRWVPFDEVLSLVKFGPPPEVEERNPLIWIPTRDFLNGQARTYYPI
- a CDS encoding SDR family NAD(P)-dependent oxidoreductase — translated: MHTQTGGAGSVLSKFRLDGKTAVVTGATRGLGRAFARALAEAGANIVLVGRDASAAAEVEAELAELGTRTLTVLADVTRRAEAERMLSASLDVFGQVDILINNAGTCVHRPALEVSDEEWRQVMNVNLDGLWIASQVFGRHMVERGGGNIVNIGSISALIVNRPQWQPGYNASKAAVHQLTKSLAAEWAPHGVRVNALAPGYIKTEMAPVDQPQFQRHWIEDAPQQRYATPDELGPAIVFLASDASAFMTGSVLVIDGGYTVF
- the gatA gene encoding Asp-tRNA(Asn)/Glu-tRNA(Gln) amidotransferase subunit GatA, with amino-acid sequence MPLMFSASQLAAAVQGGQDPQQAAAAARQRAEADSHNALISVLSAEMVDAQAQEVARRLGAREHLPLAGVPTVIKDNLNLTGTATTCGSRMLANYVSPYTATAVARLQRAGAIVVGKANMDEFAMGSSTETSASGPTTNPWDPSRVPGGTSGGSAAAVAGGLVPLSLGSDTGGSVRQPAGFTGVYGFKPTYGRVSRYGLVAHASSLDQIGPLATSTRDLALILDAISGHDPLDATSLEAAPAFVAALGQEIRGLRVGVIREALAGNTPGVEAALERTLDALRQLGASVGEISLPTLQHAVAAYYLISTPEASSNLARYDGMVYGTRAEASDVNASMGRARAEGFGPEVKRRILIGTYALSSGYYDAYYSKAMKVRRLIADDFNRAFGQFDILVTPTSPFPAFRRGEKVSDPVAMYAADVDTVGVSLAGLPALSVPAGFETVDGRALPVGVQLIAPALNDERLITVADALERSGAVKVELAPS